A single Meles meles chromosome 20, mMelMel3.1 paternal haplotype, whole genome shotgun sequence DNA region contains:
- the LOC123932798 gene encoding olfactory receptor-like protein OLF4, producing MGPGNDSQISGLILLGLSNKPELQPLIFGLFFSMYLVTILGNLLIILAVSSDSHLHTPMYFFLANLSFVDICFTSTTVPKLLMNIQTQNKVITYEGCLSQMFFFILFAGLDFLLLTVMSYDRFVAICHPLHYTVTMNPQVCGLLVLVCWIISILNSLSETLMVLRLSFCTVMEIPHFFCELNQMIQLACSNTFLNNMMVFFAAVLLGGASLAGVLYSYSKIISSICGISSAQGKYKAFSTCACHLSVVSLFYCTSLGVYLSSAAPQSSHTSAVASVMYTVVTPMLNPFIYSLRNKDIKRALIRFSGMAMMRGTIDLG from the coding sequence ATGGGACCAGGCAATGATTCCCAAATTTCAGGATTAATTCTTTTGGGATTATCAAACAAACCAGAACTGCAGCCTCTCATATTTGGGCTTTTCTTCTCCATGTACCTGGTCACCATTCTTGGGAACCTGCTCATCATCCTGGCTGTCAGCTCAgactcccacctccacacccccatgtatttcttccttgCCAACCTGTCCTTTGTAGACATCTGTTTTACTTCCACCACTGTCCCCAAGTTGCTGATGAACATCCAGACTCAGAACAAAGTGATAACTTATGAAGGTTGCCTAAGCCAGATGTTTTTTTTCATACTCTTTGCAGGATTAGATTTCTTACTCCTGACTGTGATGTCCTATGACCGCTTTGTGGCCATCTGCCACCCCCTGCACTACACAGTCACCATGAACCCTCAGGTCTGCGGACTATTGGTTCTGGTGTGCTGGATCATAAGCATCCTGAATTCCTTGTCAGAAACCCTAATGGTGTTGCGGCTGTCCTTCTGTACAGTCATGGAAATCCCCCACTTTTTCTGTGAACTcaatcagatgatccaacttgcctgttctaatacctttctTAATAACATGATGGTGTTTTTTGCAGCTGTGCTGCTGGGTGGTGCTTCCCTGGCTGGCGTCCTTTATTCTTACTCTAAGATAATTTCTTCCATATGTGGGATTTCATCAGCTCAGGGCAAGTATAAAGCATTTTCCACCTGTGCATGTCACCTCTCTGTTGTCTCCTTATTTTATTGTACAAGCCTAGGAGTGTACCTTAGCTCTGCTGCTCCCCAGAGCTCCCATACAAGTGCAGTAGCCTCGGTGATGTACACTGTTGTCACACCCATGCTGAACCctttcatctacagcctgagaaacaaagACATAAAGAGGGCTCTGATTAGATTCTCTGGGATGGCAATGATGAGAGGGACAATTGACCTGGGCTGA